The following proteins come from a genomic window of Pseudomonas putida:
- the rfbC gene encoding dTDP-4-dehydrorhamnose 3,5-epimerase codes for MNIIPTAIPEVLIIEPKVFADSRGFFFEAFNAREFSQQTGVNVEFVQDNHSRSIKGVLRGLHYQVANTQGKLVRVVHGEIRDIAVDVRKSSPTFGKWVAVHLSADNHRQLWIPPGFAHGFAVMSESAEFLYKTTDYYNPGADRCIRWDDPQLDIDWGLQQPPLLSDKDKVGLTLAEAELLP; via the coding sequence ATGAACATCATCCCTACAGCAATACCTGAAGTACTGATCATCGAGCCAAAGGTGTTCGCTGACAGCCGTGGTTTCTTCTTCGAGGCATTCAATGCCCGTGAGTTCTCACAGCAAACCGGCGTGAACGTGGAGTTCGTTCAGGACAACCACTCGCGCTCCATCAAGGGCGTGCTCCGTGGGCTGCACTACCAGGTGGCAAACACCCAGGGCAAGCTGGTGCGCGTGGTGCACGGGGAAATCCGCGATATCGCCGTGGACGTGCGCAAAAGCTCGCCAACATTCGGCAAATGGGTCGCGGTGCACCTGTCGGCCGACAACCATCGCCAGCTGTGGATTCCACCTGGCTTCGCCCACGGTTTTGCGGTGATGAGTGAATCGGCCGAGTTCCTCTACAAGACCACCGACTACTACAACCCGGGTGCTGACCGCTGTATCCGCTGGGACGACCCCCAGCTGGACATCGACTGGGGGCTGCAGCAGCCACCGCTGTTATCGGACAAGGACAAGGTGGGCCTGACATTGGCAGAGGCGGAACTGCTGCCTTAA
- the aguA gene encoding agmatine deiminase: MKTLNSTPRADGFHMPAEWAPQTQVWMVWPERPDNWRLGGKPAQAAHVTLAKAIARFEPVTVAVSAGQYENARRQLDQPNIRVVEISNDDAWVRDTGPTFVINDHGEVRGVDWGFNAWGGFDGGLYAPWNRDEELAAKVLEMERCQRYQTEGFVLEGGSIHVDGEGTVITTEECLLNRNRNPHLSREQIEAVLRDHLAVDTVVWLPDGLYNDETDGHVDNFCCYVRPGEVLLAWTDDSNDPNYARCHAAMDVLKNTRDAKGREFIVHKMPIPGPLFATAEECAGVDQVAGSQERDPSVRLAGSYVNFLIVNGGIIAPSFDDPADAEARAILARIFPDHEVVMIPGRELLLGGGNIHCLTQQQPAPIKR, translated from the coding sequence ATGAAAACCCTCAACTCCACGCCCCGTGCCGATGGTTTCCACATGCCCGCCGAGTGGGCCCCGCAAACTCAGGTATGGATGGTCTGGCCGGAGCGCCCGGACAACTGGCGCCTGGGCGGCAAGCCGGCGCAGGCTGCCCACGTAACCCTGGCCAAGGCCATTGCCCGTTTCGAACCTGTGACCGTCGCAGTCTCCGCCGGCCAGTACGAAAACGCTCGACGCCAACTCGACCAGCCGAACATTCGTGTGGTTGAAATCAGCAACGACGATGCGTGGGTGCGTGACACCGGCCCGACCTTCGTCATCAACGACCATGGCGAAGTGCGCGGTGTAGATTGGGGCTTCAATGCCTGGGGCGGCTTTGATGGTGGCCTGTACGCACCCTGGAACCGCGACGAGGAACTGGCCGCCAAGGTGCTGGAAATGGAGCGCTGCCAGCGCTACCAGACCGAAGGCTTTGTGCTTGAAGGTGGTTCGATCCACGTAGACGGTGAAGGCACCGTGATCACCACTGAGGAATGCCTGCTCAATCGCAACCGCAACCCGCACCTGAGCCGCGAGCAGATCGAAGCGGTGCTGCGCGATCACTTGGCAGTCGACACCGTGGTGTGGCTGCCGGATGGCTTGTACAACGACGAAACCGACGGCCATGTCGACAATTTCTGCTGTTACGTGCGCCCGGGTGAAGTGTTACTGGCCTGGACCGATGATTCCAACGACCCCAACTATGCGCGCTGCCACGCGGCCATGGATGTGCTGAAGAACACCCGCGACGCCAAGGGCCGCGAGTTCATCGTGCACAAGATGCCGATCCCGGGCCCGCTGTTCGCCACTGCCGAAGAGTGCGCCGGTGTCGACCAGGTCGCCGGCAGCCAGGAACGTGACCCTTCGGTGCGTCTGGCGGGTTCGTACGTGAACTTCCTGATCGTCAACGGTGGCATCATTGCCCCAAGCTTCGACGACCCGGCAGATGCCGAAGCCAGAGCGATCCTGGCAAGGATCTTCCCCGACCACGAGGTGGTGATGATCCCGGGCCGCGAGCTGCTTTTGGGTGGCGGCAACATTCACTGCCTGACCCAACAGCAGCCGGCGCCGATCAAGCGCTGA
- a CDS encoding outer membrane porin, OprD family, whose translation MLKTRISLVALAMIAATQAQANDQADSKGFIEDSHANVLLRNAYINRDKKHGTDDQIEWGQAFIANFSSGFTQGTVGVGVDAFGLYAVRLDGGKGHNGGGGVDFFKPHETTNAEGNASSPHNLARGGAAVKFRISNTVLKYGDQMPALPVLQYDDARLLPESFTGTLITSKEIQGLELNAGRFTQEARKSAERRDGGGLKSINVFGASYKFTDNFTASLYTADNEDVMKKHYLGLNYVFPIASDQSLTLDFNGYKSDINNKHVKAAELTGDSNTIWSLAATYAYGPHSFTIAHQRSTGSTGYNYGGYQNAGRQGDGGSTIYLANSYWSDFNAEDERSWQLGYGLDFGAYGIPGLTYKLAYVVGDNINTRNVANPQGFGEGKEREIFNQIRYVVQDGPAKDLSIKLRSSFLRTNNAVQQNGYNDDGNEVRVFVEYPISIF comes from the coding sequence ATGTTGAAAACCAGGATCAGTCTGGTCGCCCTGGCGATGATCGCCGCGACCCAGGCTCAGGCCAATGACCAGGCTGACAGCAAGGGCTTCATTGAGGACAGCCACGCCAACGTCCTTCTGCGTAACGCCTACATCAACCGTGACAAGAAGCATGGCACCGACGACCAGATCGAATGGGGCCAGGCGTTCATTGCCAACTTCTCCTCCGGCTTCACCCAGGGCACCGTTGGCGTCGGTGTTGACGCATTTGGCCTGTACGCCGTGCGCCTGGATGGCGGCAAAGGTCACAACGGTGGCGGCGGCGTCGACTTCTTCAAACCGCACGAAACCACCAATGCCGAAGGCAACGCCAGCTCGCCGCACAACCTGGCCCGTGGTGGTGCTGCAGTGAAATTCCGCATTTCCAACACCGTGCTTAAGTACGGTGACCAGATGCCAGCACTGCCAGTGCTGCAGTACGACGATGCACGTCTGTTGCCAGAAAGCTTCACCGGTACCCTGATCACCTCCAAAGAGATCCAGGGTCTGGAACTGAACGCTGGTCGCTTCACCCAGGAAGCGCGCAAGAGCGCCGAGCGCCGTGATGGTGGTGGCCTGAAGTCGATCAACGTCTTCGGTGCCAGCTACAAGTTCACCGACAACTTCACCGCTTCGCTGTACACCGCCGACAACGAAGACGTTATGAAGAAGCACTACCTGGGCTTGAACTACGTCTTCCCGATCGCCAGCGACCAGTCCCTGACCCTGGACTTCAACGGCTACAAGTCGGACATCAACAACAAGCATGTCAAGGCTGCCGAGCTGACCGGTGACTCCAACACAATTTGGAGCCTGGCGGCCACTTACGCTTATGGCCCGCACTCGTTCACAATCGCCCACCAGCGCAGCACCGGTAGCACTGGCTATAACTACGGCGGGTATCAGAACGCAGGCCGTCAGGGTGACGGTGGTTCCACCATCTACCTGGCCAACTCGTACTGGTCCGACTTCAACGCCGAAGACGAGCGCTCCTGGCAGCTGGGCTACGGCCTGGACTTCGGTGCCTATGGCATTCCGGGCCTGACCTACAAGCTGGCCTACGTGGTGGGTGACAACATCAACACCCGTAACGTCGCCAACCCGCAAGGCTTCGGCGAAGGTAAAGAGCGCGAGATCTTCAACCAGATCCGTTACGTGGTGCAGGACGGCCCGGCCAAGGACCTGTCCATCAAACTGCGTAGCTCGTTCTTGCGTACCAACAACGCCGTGCAGCAGAACGGTTACAACGACGACGGCAACGAAGTCCGCGTATTCGTCGAGTACCCGATCAGCATCTTCTGA
- a CDS encoding FMN-binding glutamate synthase family protein codes for MKHSLPSRYACFVLCLVFTFASLPLLSQHAWLWPVTLITALLSLVGLNDLRQSHHAVRRNYPILGNIRYLIETIRPEIRQYLIEGDDDKLPFSRSQRSLVYARAKNESAEKAFGTLNDAYKPGFEFISHSMLPVATPDPASFRIAIGGPQCRMPYSASIFNISAMSFGALSANAIAALNRGARMGRFAHDTGEGSISPYHREHGGDLIWEIGSGYFGCRTEDGRFDPQRFAEQARSAQVKMIEIKLSQGAKPGHGGILPGHKVSPEIAETRGVRAGEDCISPAAHSAFRTPVELLHFVASLRELSGGKPVGFKFCLGHPWEFMGIAKAMLATGITPDFIVVDGKEGGTGAAPREFSDNMGVPMREGLMFVHNTLVGLNLRSSIRIGAAGKIVSAFDIASVLAIGADWVNSARGFMFAIGCIQSQSCHTNKCPTGVATQDPLRQRALVVPDKAERVASFHRNTLHALAEMLAAAGLEHPSELRPKHLARRISPSEIGLFSDLHTFLKPGELLSGSIESEFYARMWRMARSDSFAPETGETATRTVASRLRHEETEPA; via the coding sequence ATGAAACACTCTCTTCCCAGCCGCTACGCCTGCTTCGTACTCTGCCTTGTCTTCACCTTCGCCAGCCTGCCCCTGCTGTCCCAGCATGCCTGGCTGTGGCCGGTAACGCTGATCACCGCGCTGCTCAGCCTGGTCGGCCTTAATGACCTGCGTCAAAGCCACCATGCGGTGCGACGCAACTACCCGATCCTGGGCAATATCCGTTACCTGATCGAAACCATCCGCCCGGAAATCCGCCAGTACCTGATCGAAGGTGACGACGACAAGCTGCCGTTCTCCCGTTCGCAACGCTCGCTGGTCTACGCCCGCGCCAAGAACGAAAGCGCCGAGAAAGCGTTCGGCACACTCAACGACGCCTACAAACCTGGTTTCGAGTTCATCAGCCACTCCATGCTACCGGTGGCCACGCCGGACCCTGCCTCGTTCCGCATTGCCATCGGCGGGCCGCAATGCCGAATGCCCTACTCGGCCTCGATCTTCAACATCTCGGCGATGAGTTTCGGCGCCCTCAGCGCCAACGCCATCGCTGCACTCAACCGCGGCGCGCGCATGGGCCGGTTTGCCCATGACACTGGCGAAGGCAGCATCAGTCCGTACCACCGTGAACACGGCGGCGACCTGATCTGGGAAATTGGCAGCGGCTACTTCGGCTGCCGCACCGAGGACGGTCGTTTCGATCCACAGCGCTTCGCCGAACAGGCCCGTTCGGCACAGGTGAAGATGATCGAGATCAAGCTCAGCCAGGGCGCCAAGCCTGGCCACGGCGGCATTTTACCGGGGCACAAGGTCAGCCCCGAAATTGCCGAGACCCGTGGCGTACGCGCCGGCGAGGACTGCATCTCGCCGGCGGCGCACAGCGCATTCCGCACACCAGTGGAGTTGCTGCATTTCGTAGCCAGCCTGCGCGAGCTTTCAGGCGGCAAGCCCGTGGGCTTCAAGTTCTGCCTGGGCCACCCCTGGGAGTTCATGGGCATTGCCAAGGCTATGCTCGCCACCGGCATCACTCCTGACTTCATCGTTGTCGACGGCAAGGAAGGCGGCACCGGCGCGGCACCTCGCGAGTTCAGCGACAACATGGGCGTGCCAATGCGCGAAGGCCTGATGTTCGTGCACAACACGTTGGTCGGCCTGAACCTGCGCTCCAGCATCCGCATTGGTGCGGCGGGCAAGATCGTCAGCGCCTTCGACATTGCCAGCGTTTTGGCCATCGGCGCTGACTGGGTCAATTCGGCACGCGGTTTCATGTTTGCCATTGGCTGCATTCAGTCGCAGAGCTGCCACACCAACAAGTGCCCGACCGGCGTGGCCACCCAAGACCCTCTGCGCCAGCGTGCCCTGGTGGTGCCAGACAAAGCCGAGCGGGTGGCCAGCTTCCACCGCAACACACTGCACGCGCTGGCCGAGATGTTGGCTGCCGCAGGCCTGGAGCACCCTTCGGAGCTCAGGCCCAAGCACCTGGCACGGCGCATCAGCCCCAGCGAAATCGGGTTGTTTTCAGACTTGCACACATTCCTCAAGCCGGGGGAGCTACTCAGTGGCTCGATCGAAAGCGAGTTTTATGCACGGATGTGGCGGATGGCGCGTAGCGACAGCTTTGCACCGGAGACGGGGGAGACTGCAACACGAACTGTGGCATCAAGACTGCGCCACGAAGAGACTGAACCTGCATGA
- a CDS encoding HAMP domain-containing protein produces MRWFHRLWPRTLFGQLLLIMVSGTLVIQLMSSSIWFDVRFAQALEVPVRLVAARSAPLIAQIDCHGGTLQAPAHYQLRCVESLPGQEHDERPGRRRVELLLQQALKYELGHAQDVRLMNVQLTDELGQPIVWRSLFGLRTAQAHIQFALPLADGHWLTIAGQELQGWSGESAWVLISDYLLRVYALRIVAVLLVCLIAVRLCLRPLHRLADAARGLGSNLEQPPLALDGPEEVRQAAQAFNAMQQRLIAMVNDKAYFLAAVSHDLRTPLTRMRLRLERLPDDEHRQRLQQNITQMDDMIGQVLDYLRAGEQQNLQQVDLDRLVTRQCADLATDQEPLPVHGRVNSLRGDALLLQRCLQNLLVNALRYAKDVSVTLERTTTGVFIHIDDRGPGISPALLPTITDPFVRGEGSRNQASGGYGLGLSIAQRIATSHGGELMLANRAGGGLRVSLQLPV; encoded by the coding sequence ATGCGCTGGTTTCACCGGCTGTGGCCACGCACCTTGTTTGGTCAACTGCTGCTGATCATGGTCAGTGGCACGCTGGTGATCCAGTTGATGTCGAGCAGCATCTGGTTCGATGTGCGTTTCGCCCAGGCGCTAGAGGTGCCCGTGCGACTGGTTGCTGCACGCAGCGCCCCCCTGATTGCCCAGATCGACTGCCACGGCGGTACATTGCAGGCGCCAGCCCACTACCAGCTTCGCTGCGTCGAAAGCCTGCCTGGGCAAGAGCATGACGAGCGCCCTGGGCGCAGGCGGGTCGAGCTGTTGCTGCAGCAGGCCCTGAAGTACGAACTGGGGCATGCCCAGGACGTGCGCCTTATGAACGTGCAACTCACCGACGAACTGGGCCAACCGATCGTCTGGCGCAGCCTGTTCGGCCTGCGCACGGCCCAGGCGCATATCCAGTTCGCGCTGCCGCTGGCCGATGGGCACTGGCTGACCATTGCGGGCCAGGAACTGCAGGGCTGGAGCGGCGAGTCGGCCTGGGTGCTGATCAGCGATTACCTGCTGCGGGTGTATGCGCTGCGTATTGTCGCCGTGTTGCTGGTGTGCCTGATTGCCGTGCGCCTGTGCCTGCGCCCGTTGCATCGCCTGGCCGATGCTGCGCGCGGGCTGGGCAGTAACCTCGAACAGCCTCCCCTGGCACTGGATGGGCCGGAAGAAGTACGCCAGGCGGCGCAGGCGTTCAACGCGATGCAGCAGCGGCTGATTGCCATGGTCAACGACAAGGCCTACTTCCTGGCCGCCGTGTCCCACGACCTGCGTACCCCACTGACCCGCATGCGCCTGCGACTGGAGCGCTTACCCGATGACGAACACCGCCAGCGCCTGCAGCAGAACATCACGCAGATGGACGATATGATCGGTCAGGTTCTGGATTACCTGCGTGCCGGAGAGCAGCAGAACTTGCAGCAGGTGGACCTGGACCGGCTGGTGACGCGCCAGTGTGCGGACCTGGCGACTGACCAGGAACCACTGCCGGTGCACGGCCGGGTGAACAGCTTGCGGGGGGATGCCCTGCTGCTGCAGCGCTGTCTTCAGAACTTGTTGGTCAATGCGTTGCGTTATGCCAAGGATGTTTCTGTCACGCTGGAGCGGACCACCACAGGAGTGTTCATCCACATCGACGACCGCGGGCCAGGGATTTCGCCAGCGCTGCTGCCGACCATCACCGACCCGTTCGTGCGCGGTGAGGGATCGCGTAACCAGGCATCCGGCGGATATGGGCTGGGGCTGAGCATTGCCCAGCGGATCGCCACCAGCCATGGGGGTGAGCTGATGCTGGCGAACCGAGCAGGCGGCGGGTTACGGGTCAGCCTGCAGCTCCCCGTCTAA
- a CDS encoding response regulator has translation MSTTLLVVDDDDEIRELLCDYLTDAGYNVLAAADGEQMRDQLARHKVELVVLDLMLPGEDGLSLCRQLQATPGLAVIMLSAKGSTLDRIIGLEVGADDYLAKPFEPRELIARIKAVLRRPQRLGTCAEEPVVDAQLFAGFRLEHVKRLLTRPDGETLTLPRSDYRVLRELLEANNRVVSRDQLTRSAFGRDHLPDDRSVDMCVSRLRQQLRRAPAGAAQILTIRNEGYLLSIASLTAGA, from the coding sequence ATGAGCACGACCCTGCTGGTTGTCGATGATGACGACGAGATCCGCGAACTTCTTTGTGATTACCTGACCGATGCCGGCTACAACGTGCTGGCCGCAGCCGACGGTGAACAGATGCGCGACCAGCTGGCCCGGCACAAAGTTGAGCTGGTGGTGCTCGACCTGATGTTGCCGGGTGAGGACGGCCTTAGTCTGTGTAGGCAGTTGCAGGCCACACCCGGGTTGGCGGTGATCATGCTGTCAGCCAAGGGCAGCACGCTGGACCGCATCATCGGCCTTGAAGTGGGTGCCGACGACTATCTGGCCAAGCCCTTCGAACCACGCGAACTGATCGCCCGGATCAAAGCCGTACTGCGTCGTCCGCAACGCCTGGGCACCTGTGCCGAAGAACCCGTGGTGGACGCCCAGCTGTTCGCAGGCTTTCGTCTGGAACACGTCAAGCGCCTGCTCACCCGCCCGGATGGCGAGACCCTGACCCTGCCGCGCTCCGACTACCGCGTGCTGCGCGAACTGCTGGAAGCCAACAACCGTGTGGTCTCCCGTGACCAACTGACCCGCAGCGCGTTCGGCCGCGACCACCTGCCCGACGACCGTTCGGTGGACATGTGCGTCAGCCGCCTGCGCCAGCAACTGCGCCGGGCACCGGCGGGGGCCGCGCAAATCCTGACCATCCGCAACGAAGGCTACCTGCTGAGTATCGCCAGCCTCACGGCCGGGGCCTGA
- a CDS encoding TonB-dependent siderophore receptor, which translates to MNPKSIPTAFTPFSQSGSRLKPLAFCVAVAISGGAMAADGKPLVLDATQIEDSALLPADEAGQLGYTVESTRSSTGLALTPRQTPQSVTTITRQQMDDRDIHTIEQALGTTPGVTANKSEVGGRTDYRARGYSISNWKVDGLQTQGGSDFSGSGNALNMDLYERIDIVRGANGLLGGTGDPSATVNLIRKAPTKTFGGSAYATYGSWDKRRLGADLNLPLSEDGRLRSRFVMTQQDANSFRDNQSERSRAALANFEFDLDDATTLGAGYQYEYNKVVGGGWGANIPIWYRDGSKTDLPRSTNLVPSWSFGEYTTRTAFGSLEHRFDNDWTLDLKAAQATTEALNHRGLAKVNSAGRGSYGGYWDQDGSGAVLNGLHSSSDTTQQSAQIDLSGPFQLFGRTHQAMVGYNDSRTVGWSPQYTCTMVGDGMASAPALGCQFRANNGFPVTDWHNGVDDDYDLIASRTGLHSKTTTRLQGMYAATRLSITDPLSVIVGVRTSNYSSVTRSVAGERSSQEENGIVTPYLGAVYDLNDNYSVYASYTDIFTPQTSETSSGSKVEPIRGQSYETGIKGEWFDGRLNASAAYFRTKQENKAVLDGDLTTPTGGSAYKAGSGQETDGIDLEVAGALTPNWNVYAGYTYLHFRRVDSDGRSDPSHLFKASTTYRLSGPLDRLTLGAGVTAQSNIRAISSPAGQPTNGVSNGATDVNWSGYAIWNAMAKYQLTDETSVSLNANNLFDKHYYSQYGFYAGAIYGDPRNLSLTVSTAF; encoded by the coding sequence ATGAATCCCAAGAGCATCCCGACAGCGTTCACCCCCTTCAGTCAAAGTGGCAGTCGCCTAAAGCCGCTGGCCTTCTGCGTTGCCGTCGCCATCAGCGGTGGGGCAATGGCTGCCGACGGCAAACCCCTTGTACTGGACGCCACGCAGATCGAAGACAGCGCATTACTGCCTGCCGACGAGGCCGGCCAGTTGGGCTACACGGTCGAGAGCACCCGTAGCTCTACAGGCCTGGCACTGACACCACGGCAGACGCCGCAATCGGTTACCACCATCACCCGCCAGCAGATGGATGACCGCGACATCCACACCATCGAGCAGGCACTGGGAACCACCCCAGGCGTAACGGCCAACAAGTCCGAGGTGGGTGGGCGTACCGACTACCGCGCGCGTGGTTACTCGATCAGCAACTGGAAGGTCGATGGCCTGCAGACCCAGGGCGGTTCCGATTTCAGTGGCAGCGGCAATGCGCTGAACATGGACCTGTACGAACGCATCGACATCGTGCGCGGCGCCAACGGCCTGCTGGGCGGCACCGGCGACCCCTCGGCCACCGTCAACCTGATCCGCAAGGCACCGACCAAAACCTTCGGCGGCAGTGCTTATGCCACTTACGGCAGTTGGGACAAGCGTCGTCTGGGGGCTGACTTGAACTTGCCTTTGTCCGAAGATGGCCGCCTGCGTTCGCGTTTCGTGATGACCCAGCAGGATGCCAACTCCTTCCGCGACAACCAGTCCGAGCGCTCCCGCGCCGCCTTGGCCAATTTCGAGTTCGACCTGGACGACGCCACTACCTTGGGCGCCGGTTACCAATATGAGTACAACAAGGTTGTGGGCGGCGGCTGGGGCGCGAATATCCCGATCTGGTACCGCGACGGCAGCAAGACCGACTTGCCGCGCAGCACCAACCTGGTACCCAGCTGGAGCTTTGGCGAATACACCACCCGCACTGCGTTCGGTTCGCTAGAGCACCGCTTCGACAACGACTGGACCCTGGACCTGAAAGCCGCCCAGGCCACCACCGAAGCCCTGAACCACCGGGGCCTTGCCAAGGTAAACTCGGCAGGGCGCGGCAGCTACGGCGGCTATTGGGACCAGGACGGCAGCGGCGCTGTACTGAATGGTTTGCACAGCTCCAGCGACACCACCCAGCAGTCGGCGCAGATCGACCTGTCCGGCCCGTTCCAGCTGTTCGGCCGCACTCACCAGGCCATGGTCGGCTACAACGACAGCCGCACCGTCGGCTGGTCGCCCCAGTACACCTGCACCATGGTCGGCGACGGCATGGCCAGCGCGCCTGCACTGGGTTGCCAGTTCCGCGCCAACAACGGCTTCCCGGTGACCGACTGGCACAATGGCGTGGATGACGACTACGACCTCATCGCCTCGCGCACCGGCCTTCACAGCAAGACCACCACCCGCCTGCAGGGCATGTACGCCGCCACCCGCCTGAGCATCACCGACCCGTTGTCGGTGATCGTTGGCGTGCGCACCAGCAACTATTCCTCGGTCACCCGCAGCGTGGCCGGCGAGCGCAGCAGCCAGGAAGAAAACGGCATCGTCACCCCCTACCTGGGCGCGGTGTATGACCTCAATGACAACTACTCGGTATACGCCAGCTACACCGACATCTTTACCCCGCAAACCTCTGAAACCAGCAGCGGCAGCAAGGTCGAACCGATTCGTGGGCAGAGCTACGAAACCGGTATCAAGGGTGAGTGGTTCGATGGCCGCCTGAACGCCTCGGCGGCGTACTTCCGCACCAAGCAGGAAAACAAGGCCGTGCTGGACGGCGACCTGACCACCCCGACCGGCGGCAGCGCCTATAAGGCCGGTTCCGGGCAGGAAACCGACGGTATCGACCTGGAAGTCGCAGGCGCCCTGACCCCCAACTGGAACGTCTACGCCGGTTACACCTACCTGCACTTCCGCCGCGTCGACAGCGACGGCCGCAGCGACCCGTCGCACTTGTTCAAGGCCTCCACCACCTACCGCCTGAGCGGCCCGCTCGACCGCCTGACCCTGGGCGCCGGCGTGACTGCGCAGAGCAACATCCGCGCCATCTCCAGCCCGGCTGGCCAGCCCACCAACGGCGTGAGCAATGGCGCCACTGACGTGAACTGGTCCGGTTATGCCATCTGGAATGCCATGGCCAAGTACCAGTTGACCGATGAGACCAGCGTCAGCCTCAACGCCAACAACCTGTTCGACAAGCACTACTACAGCCAGTACGGGTTCTATGCCGGGGCGATTTATGGTGACCCGCGTAACCTGTCGTTGACGGTAAGCACCGCGTTCTGA
- a CDS encoding DUF3079 domain-containing protein — protein sequence MAKRFPTNPRHPERICWGCDLYCPAKALACGNGADRTMHPVELFGEDWDSFEGQLEKPVDPRQAAEPR from the coding sequence ATGGCCAAGAGATTCCCCACAAACCCTCGCCACCCCGAGCGTATCTGCTGGGGTTGCGACCTGTACTGCCCTGCCAAGGCGCTAGCCTGTGGTAATGGCGCAGACCGGACCATGCATCCGGTGGAGCTTTTTGGCGAGGATTGGGATAGCTTCGAGGGCCAGTTGGAGAAGCCGGTTGATCCAAGGCAAGCGGCAGAGCCCAGGTAA
- a CDS encoding type II toxin-antitoxin system HigB family toxin, with translation MLVRRDNTMRVITKAAVTKAIEAHGQWKAPLSLWLTTFDRATLRFESFEQLRQTWVTVSGWNVDRIPHSKLRPASRKGPLDIYVFDIKKNECRLIAWLNARTGTLYIKAILSHAEYDKWCRSDIR, from the coding sequence ATGTTGGTGCGCCGGGACAACACAATGCGGGTCATAACGAAAGCGGCGGTAACCAAGGCGATTGAAGCCCACGGCCAGTGGAAAGCGCCCCTAAGCCTGTGGCTGACGACCTTCGACAGGGCGACGCTGCGGTTTGAATCTTTTGAACAGTTAAGGCAGACGTGGGTCACTGTGTCTGGCTGGAATGTTGATCGCATCCCCCACTCAAAACTTAGGCCCGCCAGCCGCAAAGGGCCGCTTGATATCTACGTGTTCGATATCAAGAAAAACGAATGCCGCCTGATCGCGTGGCTCAATGCGCGAACGGGCACTCTCTACATCAAGGCCATTCTGTCGCACGCCGAGTACGACAAATGGTGCAGAAGCGATATCAGGTAG
- a CDS encoding transcriptional regulator, translating into MKRDKIEANGLDAFIANISPMLDGLNTQMATMAQLLAACHDPIKDDAELEARMALIDELYSHADSEGHAAARFAEMVADRVYEYESESVLVPFASQAEALAFLLSDRGVKQKDLSAIATQSAVSEILNNKRKMTVAQIKGFAEFFSVPVEFFMHGVI; encoded by the coding sequence ATGAAGCGGGATAAAATCGAAGCCAATGGACTAGATGCCTTCATCGCTAATATTTCACCCATGCTCGATGGCCTGAACACTCAGATGGCAACCATGGCCCAGCTTCTAGCCGCCTGCCATGACCCCATCAAGGACGATGCCGAGCTTGAGGCACGCATGGCATTGATCGACGAGCTCTACTCCCATGCGGACAGCGAAGGCCACGCTGCGGCACGCTTTGCCGAGATGGTAGCGGACCGCGTCTACGAGTATGAGAGTGAGTCTGTATTGGTGCCGTTCGCGAGCCAGGCCGAAGCGTTGGCCTTTCTGCTGTCGGACAGGGGCGTGAAGCAGAAGGACCTGTCGGCGATAGCGACCCAGAGCGCGGTATCCGAGATTCTGAACAACAAGCGGAAGATGACGGTTGCCCAGATAAAGGGCTTTGCTGAGTTTTTCAGCGTACCGGTTGAGTTCTTCATGCATGGGGTGATTTGA
- a CDS encoding XRE family transcriptional regulator, whose protein sequence is MALQFHESPFHATHDADTASKMALKMDLSIFITDCIKKMGLKQHDAAAKLNVTQSRISELANGKIEKFTLDAMMDMLDKLGFRTTLTLPSNDAGSPPQIVITQTPGS, encoded by the coding sequence ATGGCGCTTCAATTCCACGAAAGCCCTTTCCACGCCACCCACGACGCAGATACCGCCAGCAAAATGGCCTTGAAAATGGACTTGTCCATTTTCATCACTGACTGCATCAAAAAAATGGGCCTCAAACAGCATGATGCCGCAGCCAAGCTGAACGTCACCCAATCCCGCATATCCGAACTTGCAAATGGCAAGATCGAGAAATTCACCTTGGACGCCATGATGGACATGCTGGACAAGCTCGGCTTTCGCACAACCCTGACCCTGCCCTCGAACGATGCCGGTTCACCGCCCCAGATCGTGATCACCCAAACGCCTGGCAGCTAA